CTGCGTGTCGCGTGTCGTCTgctttaataacaaaaatgttcctGGATTCTGTCCTTTtctaaataatatatttctCAACCTTAGTATCAGTTTTGGCTAACAGGAATACATTGTTTTGCTAAGGTATGTATTTCCTAATACGTTCTATATATTGAACTATTTTTACGTTCACGatctatttttactttttatacaaagTGAAAGTACTAtctattttagtaaaatttattttcatttcgtTCAGTGGCATATAACACCAGtcttaagaaataattgtataCAATTCTTAAGCTGAACTAAACTAAAGTAATATTCTGAAAAAACTATTTCTAGTAGTTTAAAACGAAATTTGTGTTGTATTGAAAAACTTTGCTACACACAGTCATGACAGTGACAcacgcaaaaacaaaattaagtcaaaatatattcatatcatTGTACCGTTGCATTTTGGAAAATctaaaaagaaacatttacacaaatatacaatattaaacaaagacaaAGACGTGCTCTAGGTGGATTTTGTACTATTTGCGTGCAATTTATCTGTTCTTATCTATtcagaaatttagaaatgttttgCGTGTAATTTAGTTCAATGACATTTCtatttagaaattgaaagaaaGAGGGAAACATTTGCATaatacatgtgtacatgtatttcgaAAAcaaataactttcaaaataaaaccttttaaacCTTCTTTTTCATATCCCGACAACTTTAAAATTAGTATTCGGGTAATAAAATTCCTGATCTATGCATCCGTGGGTCTTACAATTttgcgtccgtccgtccgtctgcgTGATTAAGGTAACAATTTGGGAAGATGTAAACTgtgatttattaaaataaaccaaaatttcatttaaaaaaaacgtttatttttaaatttgaactaCTCTAATTTACATAGATAGTATTTGAGATTTTGATCTTTCTGTCACAAATCACTGGTGAACTTTAATGGCGCAAAGCGCGACAACCAGTCGTATAGAAAAATTATCTTGGTTCAATGTGTCTTTAATTTCATTCCTTTTTTATGTTGTAGTAAATTTCTGAAATGGACTGGTTCAATAACATAGGATGCGAAGAACTAGAAAATGAAGCAGTTGCCTATTTTGAACAATATATAGGGTCAATACCAGAGGTTTTGGCATCAAGCAATAATGAACTGAATGTGTCTGATAACAGCGATTCCGATATTGAAAATGACGAATCTGATATTGAAAATACATGTGACACAATTCAAGCTAGGGCCCGGGAATTTTATTCCACTTCCGTCATTCAAGATCAATCGGAAAATACATGTTCTCTTATTCAAAATGATGAATTGGAGGATCCTTCCCGACTTCGAATAAATGCTCTATTTGCTAACGACTgtaattgtacaaaaaaatgttttacaaagcTTTCCACATTCAGAGAACAGGCCTATGATGTATCGTTATCTGTTTGTGAATTTACAAAAGCAGAGCGTGACATATACTTGCtttcaaaattagaaaactTAGAAATAACAGACTCGGTTTTTAGAGGAGGAAAGAGAGAACGAAAACGATACCGATATTCTTTTCAAGGAGTTGAGATATGCGAGTTCACATggagaaatatttataacattggGAGGAGcgaatttaaaagtttaaaacagcACTTAAATGCAAATGGCGTAACCCCTCGATCACATGGTCTTAGTGGAAGAAAATCGAATCACGGACATTCATTTGAAGTGATTGAAAATGCGATAAAATTTATCAAGCGGTATGCTGATGAATTTGGTCTCCCTCTCCCGGCTGCGCCTCGGGCAACCGACAATACCCCTCCTATTCTACTACCTTGTAGCGAGAGCAAGAAATATGTACACTCCAAATATGTTAGTTCATGCGTTAACTCAGAACAACAATATGTTCAACTAACCGTATTTAAAGAAGTTTGGAATGCATGTGTCCCTCATATTCAATTTATGAAACTAAAGACGGATCTGTGTAAAACGTGTTTTCAGTTGAGGGAGGAtatttccggatctatttcaGAAGACGCGAAATTAGTGACAACtcaaaaattgattgaccataTACAGTCTGCGCGGACGGAGCgtgaatattataaattatgtacACAAAGATCACGTGATGAATTAAAGTTAGCTGAGTCTCCAATAGGAAAGTATAACACTCCATGttcaaaaaattttgaaaatgttcattacacttttgatttttcacaaTATGTAAATTTGCCACATTCGTCTCAACAAGTTGGAGCTCTTTACTTTTTAACACCTCGAAAGGTTCAAATATTTGGAGTTTGCGATGAAAACTTTCCAATGCAAACTAATTATTTGATTGATGAGCAACAAACAATCGGAGAAAATGGAAGTCGGACACATGGACCCAATGCTGTTTTAAGTATGCTCCACCATTATCTGCATGGTAATACTTACGGTGAAAAAGCGTGTCATTTTCATGCTGATAATTCCGTgggacaaaacaaaaataa
The nucleotide sequence above comes from Mytilus trossulus isolate FHL-02 chromosome 5, PNRI_Mtr1.1.1.hap1, whole genome shotgun sequence. Encoded proteins:
- the LOC134719650 gene encoding uncharacterized protein LOC134719650, with translation MDWFNNIGCEELENEAVAYFEQYIGSIPEVLASSNNELNVSDNSDSDIENDESDIENTCDTIQARAREFYSTSVIQDQSENTCSLIQNDELEDPSRLRINALFANDCNCTKKCFTKLSTFREQAYDVSLSVCEFTKAERDIYLLSKLENLEITDSVFRGGKRERKRYRYSFQGVEICEFTWRNIYNIGRSEFKSLKQHLNANGVTPRSHGLSGRKSNHGHSFEVIENAIKFIKRYADEFGLPLPAAPRATDNTPPILLPCSESKKYVHSKYVSSCVNSEQQYVQLTVFKEVWNACVPHIQFMKLKTDLCKTCFQLREDISGSISEDAKLVTTQKLIDHIQSARTEREYYKLCTQRSRDELKLAESPIGKYNTPCSKNFENVHYTFDFSQYVNLPHSSQQVGALYFLTPRKVQIFGVCDENFPMQTNYLIDEQQTIGENGSRTHGPNAVLSMLHHYLHGNTYGEKACHFHADNSVGQNKNKTTLHYLLWRCAKGLHKTINLHFMIAGHTKCLCDACFGMLKKKFRKSDVNTVSQLVKIVDNSAKCNRSEVFNENDDDENSLKWYRWDSFFTKYFKPLRGIGKFHHFRFTSDEVGVVFARETLDEPEKRLVLLKESANLPELLTTLPEVIQPAGLTEERRRYLYNEVRPFVQFNFRDEFCPRASEE